The DNA region GGACGTTCGCGGTGCCGACGACGTTGGCCGTGCGGTTGGCGTCTTCCGAGGCGGTCAGGTCGTAGACGGCGCCAAGGTGGACCACGTGGTCGATGGCGCCCATCAGCGGACCCGCGTCGACGCCGAGTCCTGGCTCGGCGAGGTCGCCGACCACCGGGACCACCCGGTCATCACCGGCCCACAGTGCCGCCGCGCGCTCCATCGACCGCTGGCGGACCAGCACGTGCACCGAGTCGCAGTCGGGCCGGGCCAGCAGCCGGTCGAGCAGCGCGCGGCCGAGGAACCCGGTCGCACCGGTCACGAGATATGTCGCCATCCGACAAGTCTGCCACTACCTACTATTGAGTAGGAACAGTGGTCAGGCGGTTTCCGCCGAGGCGTCGACCACAGCGTCGCGCAGCGCGGCTCTTAACCGGCCGACATCCAGCGGGGAAAGGATCGCCGTCTCGCCGGGCGGCGCGACCAGCACCACCCGTCCCTGTCGGACGAAAACCGTCACATCGCGCCTGCGGCCCGCGATGTCTCGACAGCTGACGGACCATTCCTTGCTGCTCACTGCGCCCACCCTCTCGACCGCTGGCTTGTTACCGGCCGGTTCGCCCTGTCATAGAGATGACGCGGACCGTAACGAGACGTGACGCCGCCAGGTTCGACTTATCAAGATTTTCCTGACAAGCAGCCGACCGCGCCGGCGACTAACGTCGAATCCCGACGAGGAGGTCGACATGGGCGCTGTGCACCGGATCGTCATCGTGGGGACCGGCCTGGCGGGCGGCACCGCCGCGGGCACCCTGCGGGACAAGGGTTTCGACGGCGAGATCGTGCTGATCGGGCAGGGTCCGCACCGCCCGTACGCGCTGCCGCCGCTGTCCAAGGCGGTCCTGCTCGGCGAGGCCGACGAACCGGACTGGGTGCACGACGAGACCTTCTACGCCGAGCACTCGATCGACCTTCGCACCGATACCGAAGTCCGCGAGGTGCACCTGGGTGAGCGCGCCGTGGTCGACTCGGCGGGGGAGCACCACCGCTACGACCGTCTCGTGCTCGCCACCGGCTCCGCGCCCCGCACGCTGCCGATCCCCGGCGGCGACCTGGCGGGCCTGCGCACCCTGCGCACGCTGGAGGACTCCCTCAGCCTGCGTGCCGCGCTGGCCCCCGGCGTCCGTGTGGTGATCGTCGGGGCGGGCTGGATCGGCTGCGAGGTGGCCGCGGCCGCGCGCAAGCACGGCGCGGACGTCACCGTGATCGAGCCGCTGCCGCTGCCGCTGCACAAGACGCTGGGCGACACGGTCGCCGAGGTGTTCCGCGACCTGCACGAGGTCAACGGCGTGACCTGGCGGCTGGGCGTCGGGGTCGACGCGTTCACCGGCGACGAGGGCGTGGTCACCGCCGTGCACCTCAAGGACGGCACGGCGGTGCCCGCCGATGTCGTGGTGGTCGGTGTGGGGGCCGCGCCGCGGCTGGAGTTGGCCAAGGCGGCGGGCCTTGAGCTGTCCGACTCGGTGGCGGGCAGCGGCATCGATGTGGACGCGAGCCTGCGCACGTCGGCGCCGGACGTGTTCGCCGTCGGCGACGTCGCCGCGCACTTCCACCCCCGCTACGGCAGGCGCGTGCGGGTCGAGCACTGGGCCAACGCCAAGGACCAAGGCGCGCACGTCGCGGGCAACCTGATCGGCGACGCCGAGCCGTACACCGCCTCCCCGTACTTCTACTCCGACCAGTACGACCTCGGCATGGAGGTGCGCGGCCTGGCGAATCCGTTCACCGACGAACTGGTCGTGCGCGGCGACCTCAAGTCGCGCGAGTTCACCGCGTTCTGGACGCGCGGCGGCCGGGTGCGGGCGGCGATGAACGTCAATCAGTGGGATGACGGAGAGGCGCTGCAGGCGATGGTTGATCGGCAGGCTCCGGTGTCGGCGGACGATCTGCGGACCGTGCCGCTGGCGGACCTGGCCTAGCCAACGCGGTACCGGCCTGATGGTGGTGCGGCCACCCGGTCGGGCTATGGATGGCCGGATTTCGCTGCCGAGCGTGATCAATCCGCCGGCCGTTTCACGACGGGCCGGTGCGCGGAATTCCGCATGATCACTGACAGATATCCGGGCGGGTCGCCCCCCAACCCGATCGGTCCCTTGACACACTGGGGCCCCAGACGCGGGGAGGGATGCCATGGCCGAGCCGATCGACGCCGTGCTGGCACAGGCCGCGGAGCTGACGGCGGAGGGTCGCCCGGAGGTCGCCATAGACATTCTGGGCCCGGTCCTCGCCGACCACCCCGACCATCCGGAGGCGTGGTGCAGGCTGGCCGCCGCCCTGCTCGACGCCGGCAGGCCGCAGGACTGCCTGGACGCCGCCAAGCGCGCGATCACCCTCGGCGAGCCGTCCTGGGCGCACCGGCTGGCCAGCCTCGCCCTCTCTGAGCTGGGCCGACACGACCAGGCCGCCGTCTCCGCCCGCGAGGCCGCCCGCCGCGACCCCGGCGACTGGCGCAACCACGTCACCCTGGCCGAGGCCCTCGGCCCGACCTCGCCCGCCGCCGCGCTCGACGCCGCCCGCCGCGCGGTGATCACCGCGCCGGAGGAGCCCAGGGTGCACGAGGTCCTGGGCGACACGGCGACCAAGGCGAAGGACTTCCCGCTGGCCAAACGGGCTTTCGGCGACGCACTGCGACTCGATCCGAGCAACGAGTCGGTGCGGGCGGAACTGGCCAGGCTGGCCGGGATCCGCGCCGCGCCGCCCGCGCGGGCGGTCGCGGGCGAGCCGAGGTTCGGGCGGGCCCAGCGGATCGCGTTATGGCTGGTCCTGCGTCGCTGTGCGGGGTGGCTGGCGGTCGGCTCGTTCGTCCTGATGATCGCCGGGCTTCCCCGGCCGAGCCCGCTGTTGGTGTGGTTCGCCCTCGCCCTGCTGCTCGCCGAGCTGGTCATGATCGCGCACGGCGTGCTCACGCTGCCGCGCGGTTATTGGCCGCCGCCGCGGTTATTGGCCCGCCGAGCGCCCTTGGTGGCCTTCGGCGTCGTGTTGTTCGGGCTGGGCGCCGTGTTACTCGCCGTGTGGACCCTCGCGCTGGCCCTCGGGGCACGCGGAATGCAGCTGCTGACACCCGCGCTGATCTGCGCTGTCGGGGCGTCGATAGTCGGTTGGTACGGCCTCTGGCGGATGCGCGCATTCACCCGTTAGGTTGGCGCACCATCACGGATGGGGGAACCCTTCGCCCGCCCGCCGCGTCGACTAGGGGAAACGATCATGAGTGTCGTGCCCCGTGCCCGCGCAGGCGCCGGTTCCGCCGCAGGCATGATCACCCTGCGGGGCGTGCGAGACTGCGGTCCGCACGCCCCGCGAGAGTGAGGAGCCCCATGGGTCAGCACGCCGGCTACCAGAACGAGATCTATCTGCAGGGCCTCGCTGACCAGGTCCCGCCCTTCACCACCGACGCCACCCGGCTGGAGGACGTCGCCCGCGAGTCGATGGAACCCGGCCCGTTCGGCTACGTGGCCGGGGCCGCTGGGTCGGGGGACACCGCCCGCGCCAACCGTGACGCCTTCGCCCGCTGGCGGATCGTGCCGCGCATGCTCACCGACGCCACCACGCGCGACACGTCGGTGACCGTGCTGGGCACCAAGATGCCCGCACCCGTGCTGCTCGCACCGGTCGGTGTCCAGTCGATCGTGCACCCGGAGGGGGAACTCGCCACCGCCCGCGCCGCGGCTTCGCTGGGGGTGCCGATGGTGCTGTCGACGGCGGCGTCGCACTCGCTGGAGGAGGTCGCCGCCGCCAACGGCGCCGGGCCGCGCTGGTTCCAGCTGTACTGGCCGAACGAGCCCGAGGTGTGCGCGAGCCTGCTGCGGCGGGCGAAGAAGGCGGGCTACTCGACACTGGTCGTCACCCTCGACACGTGGACGCTGGCTTGGCGGCCCACCGACCTCGACCAGTCCTACCTGCCGTTCCTGCGCGCGGTGGGCGTGGCGAACGCGTTCACCGACCCGGCTTTCCTCGCGGGGCTGGAAAAGCCTCCTGCCGACGACCAGGCGATGGCGGTGCTGCGGTGGGTCGGGCTGTTCACCGGCACCGACAAGAGCTGGGACCAACTGCCGTTCCTGCGCGAGAACTGGGACGGCCCGATCGTCCTCAAAGGAATCCAGCACGTCGCCGACGCGCGCCGGGCGGTCGACGCCGGGATGGACGGGATCGTCGTGTCCAATCACGGCGGCCGGCAGGTCGACGGCGCCATCGGCTCGCTCGACGCGCTGCCGGAGATCGCCGCGGCGGTGGGGGACCGGATCGAGATCCTTTTCGACTCCGGGATCCGCACCGGTGCTGACGTGGTCAAGGCGTTGGCCCTTGGCGCGAGGGCGGTGTTGGTGGGTCGGCCTTACGTTTACGGGTTGGCGCTTGGTGGTGAGGCTGGTGTGCGGCATGCGGTGCGCGGTCTGCTGGCCGACTTCGATCTGACGCTGGGCCTGTCGGGCCACCGGACGCCCGACGAACTCACGCCGAGCGCGCTTCGGTATCTGCCTTAGCGCCGGGATGCGGCAGGCGCGGCAGCGGCTTGCCGCAGGCTTCGGGGCGGTACTCGAAGTGCCACCACTCGTTGTCGTAGGTGCGGTGCAGGTGGAACCGCGCGCCGTGACGTTCCAGCCACAGCGCGCCTTGTACGGGACGGACGTCCAAGGCGATTCCCTTGACGTGGCTGGACTCGTCCGGCGGAAGCACCCGCTTGCGCGCCGCGTCCACTGATCCGCCGCGGCGCACCTCCTCGGCGAACAAGGTGCGTTGCGTGCCCGCGTCGCGGTGGCCCGACGTGAGGCCGATGAGCTGGCCGTCCCGCCAGAACGCCACCGCGCGCGCCTCGGTGAACGCGGCGCGGGCGGGCGGGGTCAGCCCGGCGAGGTCCTCGGCGGGGTACCGCAGCGCCAGCGCCCACTGGCAGGCGTGGTGGCGGGCGCGGCCGGTCATATAGGCCGCGGGCAGCAGGAGCACGGCCATCAGCCGGGTGATCGCCGCGTAGAGCCGGTCGCGGACACGGTCGGGGCTGACGGCGGGTTCGGGATCGCTGTCGGGGATGACGGTGTGTTCGGTCATGGCCACGACACTTGTGCGCCGATGTCCGGGGTCGCCGACCGTCGTGTCACGGTTCCGCACGGACCGGGTGTTGTGACGAGACCATGACAAAGCGCGGACGCGGCCATCACCTGCCGGACGAACGATGAAAGGCGTGACGACGACAATTTCCCGACCCGCGCGGCACACCTCGGCTCCCGTGCTGCTCGGCGGGGCCGCCGCGTGCCTGGTCGGGCTGATCCTGACCTACCTGCTGTTCGTGCGCACCGCCGCGGGCCAGTGGGCGGACGGGTTGCTGCTCAGCGACTACCGGGGGCTGCCCCGCTCGGCGGAGGAGGTGCTGGCCGCCACCGGTGATGTCAAGCTGTGGTTGGTCCTGGTCACCGTCGTGTTGGTGATCGGGGCACTGGGCGGGCGCTGGTGGCGCGGGGTGGCCGGGGTCGGCGTCATACTCGGCGCGGTGGGTGTCGCGCGTTTGCTGAAGGCGACTCTCTCCCGCCCCGACCTGGACATCGTCGGATCCACCACGCACAACAGCTTCGCCAGCGGTCACGTCGCCGCGGCGGCGGGCCTGCTGGTGGCCTTCCTGCTCGTCGTCCCGGCCGCCGCGCGCCCGTGGATCGCCGTGCCGGGCGGGCTGAGCGTGGCCGCGGTGGCCTGGGCGACGGTCGACGCGGGCTGGCACCGGCCCAGCGACGTCGTCGGTGCCGTGCTCATCGCCGCGGCACTCGCCTTGGTGGTCGCCGCTGTGACCCGGGTCGCGTGATCGCGCGCGGCGGAACGGGATTTGCGATGCTGTGCGGCATGTCCAGGGTGCTGCTGATCGAGGACGACCCGGCCGTGCGCGAAGGCCTTCGGCTCGCGCTCACCCGGCAGGGGCACGCGGTGGACGCGGCGGAGTCCGGGGAATCGGGGCTGCGGCGGCTCGGCGACACCCCGCCCGACGTGGTGGTCTTGGACCTCATGCTGCCCGGAATGGACGGATTCGCCGTCTGCCGCCGCATCCGGGCCGACGGCGATCTGCCGATCATCATGCTCACCGCCCGCGGCGACGACATGGACGTGGTCGCCGGGCTCGAGGCGGGCGCCGACGACTATGTGATCAAGCCGGTGCAGCCGCGGGTCCTGGAGGCCCGCATCCGCGCGGTGCTCCGGCGCGCCGGAGGGGACCCCGCCGGACCGGACGACCCCGAGTCGCACGGCGCGCTGACCATCGACCGCCGGGCGCTGGTGATCGCCAAGCACGGCGTCCCGCTCGCACTCGCGCCGACGGAGCTTCGCCTGCTGCTGGAGCTGTCGCGGAGACCAGGGCAGGTGCTCAGCCGCCGCCAACTGCTGGAAGCGGTGTGGGACCACGACTATCTAGGCGACTCACGGCTGGTGGACGCCTGCGTGCAGCGGCTGCGCGCCAAGATCGAAGCGGATTCGTCCGCGCCGGTGTACGTGCAGACGGTCCGCGGGTTCGGGTACCGGTTCGGCCCGTTGTGACCGGCGGTGCGGGCATCCGCGCCTGGGGACTGCGGACCCGGCTGGTCGCCGCGTTCGCGCTGCTCAGCGTGATCACCGCGGCGGCGGTGGCCGGTGGCATCTTCCTGCAGGCCAGCAATGGGATCCTGCAGCAGGCGCAGGACGCCGAGGCGCGGGCACTGATCGATCGGACCGAGTCGATGTACCCGATTCCGCGGTTGCCCCCGACCCAGAGCGATCTCGACGCGCTGGCGGGCCGGCTGTCCGACCGCGACCACAGCGCCGTCGCCGTCTACGGCGCGAGCGCGTCCACGACCGGGATGGACGCGGTGAACATCCCGGCGGAGCTGCGCGGCGCGGTCGGCCGGGGCGAGGTCTCGTGGCAGCGGGTGGGCGAACCCGGCGGGGTCAGCCTGGTCGTGGGGACGCAGTTGCGGGTCACGGTGCCGAGCGGTCGGTCGGTCCCGTCCGGCATCGAGGTCTACACCTTTCGGGGGTTGGCGCCCGAGCAGCTGAGCATCGACCGGCTGGCCACCATCGCGTGGATGACCGGCGCGTTGGCGTTCGGTCTTGCCGTGGCGCTCGCCTGGCTGGCCGCGGCCGGGGTGCTGCGGCCGGTGCGTGAACTCAGCCAGGCGGCGCGGCGACTGGGCGCCGGCGAGTTGACCACCCGGCTGGCGGTCCGTGGCTCGGATGAACTGGCCGGGTTGGCTGGGACGTTCAACGACACCGCCGCCGCGCTGGAACGCCAGGTCGGCGAGCTGCGCAGGATGGAGGCCGACGCCCGCCGGTTCGTCGCCGACGTCTCCCACGAACTGCGCACGCCACTGGCCGCGATGACCGCGTTCGCCGACGTGCTGGCCGACGAGGCGCTCACCGGGGACGCGGGTACGGCGGCCCGGATGGTCAGCCAGGAGACCCACAACCTGACCCGGCTGGTCAACGACCTGATCGAGATCAGCCGGTTCGACTCCCGCGCGGCGACCTTGGTCCTGGAGGAACTCGATGTGGCTTCGGCGGTCCGCGCCACACTGCGCTCGCGCCGCTGGGCCGATCAGGTGGACACCGATCTGCCGGAGGGCGTCATCGCCAGGTTGGACCCGCGGCGGCTCGACGTGATCGTTGCGAACCTGGTGGGCAACGCGCTCAAGCACGGCGCCCAGCCCGTGTCGGTGCGGCTGCGAGAGGACCCGTTGTGGATCGTGATCGAGGTGGCTGACCGAGGTGCGGGCCTGCCGCCGTCGGTCCTGCCACAGGTGTTCGACCGCTTCTACAAGGCCGACACCGCCCGCGCCCGGTCCGAGGGCAGCGGGCTGGGGCTGGCAATCGCCCGGGAGAACGCCCGGCTGCACCGCGGTGGGGAACTGGTCGCGGAGAACCGGCCGGACGGTGGAGCGGTCTTCACGCTGCGTCTCGCTCGGCTGGGAGGACCACTGTGAGACGAGTCGTCCTTGCCCTGCTCCTCTTCCTTGTCGCCGGATGTGGGGTCCGGTCGACCGCGCCCATCACCGGCGACGAGGCCCCAGCCGGGGAGACGACGGGTCTGCGGCTCTATCTGCTGTCCGGCGCCGAGTTGGTGCTCGTCGTCCGGCCGGACGCGACCGACGCGGGGGTGTTGGGCGCTCTGAAGGCGCTTGGCCTCGGGCCGACCGCGGAAGAGTCGGCCCAAGGGCTGACGACCGGGATCCCGCAGGGGACGACGCTGTCCTACGCCGATGGCGCGGTCTCGGTGCCCAGGACGCTGTCCGAGCCTGCCGTCCAACAGATCGCCTGCACGGTGATGGTCGTGGGCCCCGAGAACGCGGCCGTCGCGCTCATCGGACCGGACGGCGCCCGCCGCGGACTCACTTGCTCCAAGGCGCGCTAGTGTCCTGCACCCGAAATCCGCCACATAATTCGGCGGCCCAGCTTCCCGCTGGCCGCACGGCCGAAAGGCCCACGGACAACCAGTACGAGGACCTTCCGTCCGCACACCCAGCGGAAACCTGGACCACCGACTTATGCACCGGATTTCGGGTGCAGAACACTAGTCATTTGGCGTCGGCGTAGCAGTCGACGGAGGTGGCGATCAGGGGGAAGCGGACCGGGGTGTCGCCGAAGACGAGGGCGCTGGCCTGGTCGGCGGACTCGCTGATCTCCTTGGCGACGACGTCGGCGGTGGCCTGCGGGCAGTGCACGATCACCTCGTCGTGCTGGAAGAACACGATCTGCGCGTCCGGGGCCGAGGTGGTCAGGCGGCGGCGGAGGGTGGCGAGCATGGTCAGCGCCCAGTCGGCGGCGCTGGCTTGCACGACGAAGTTGCGGGTGAACCGGCCCCATTCGCGCGCGGCCTGTCTGCCTCGGCGTTCGGCGGTCTCGTCGGGGTCGGAGGTCAGCTCGCGCCAGGCGTCGCTTGGTGGGGGGCTGGTGCGGCCGAGGCGGGAGCGGACGACCCGGCCCTCTTCGCCCGCACGCGCGGCCTGCTCCACATAGTCGACGGCCTGTGGGAATCGCTTGCGCAGCACCGCGAGCAGCGGGCCCGCCTCGCCGCTGGTGCCGCCGTACATGGCCGACAGCATCGCGATCTTGGCCCGGCCGCGGTCGCCGTCGAAGGCGTCGGCGGCCAGGCTCGTGTAGAGGTCGGCCGACTCGGACACCTCGGCGAACCTCCGGTCTCCGGACAGCGCGCCGAGCACGCGCGGTTCGAGTTGCGAGGCGTCGGCGACCATCAGTGTCCAGCCGGGATCGGCCCGGACCGCCGTGCGCAGGGTGCGGGGCAGTTGCAGCGCCGCGCCGCCGCGGGTGGCCCAGCGGCCGGACACGACGCCGCCGACGACGTACTCGGGGCGGAACCGGCCGTTGTCGACCCAGGAATCGAGCCATGACCAGCCGTGGGCGACGTAGAGCCTGGAGAGTTCCTTGTAGGCCAGCAGCGGCTCGACCGCCGGATGGTCGAGTTCCTTGAGCACCCACGCGCGGGCCGACGGGATCTCGATGCCCTCCCTGGCGAAGGCCCGCACGATGCTCGGCGGGTGGTCGGGATTGATCGGCCTGCCGGAGAACGCCGTCGAGATGCGCTCGGCGAGGTCGGCCAGCTTCGCGGGTCGGGCGGTCGGCACCGGGCGGGGGCCGAGGAGGTCGGTGAGCAGGGCGGTGTGGATGTCGGCCCGCCACGGCAGCCCGAAGTGCGACATCTCGGCCGCGGCCAGCGCGCCCGCCGACTCGGCGGCGATCAGCAGGCGCAGCCGGTCGGGATGCGCGGTCTTGGCGATCCGGCGCTCCTGGTCGGCGAACACGGTGACGGCGGCGTCGAGTGGGTCGGCCCCTGGCGGCGCGGTGCCGCGGTCGGGCTCGAAGAGGGCGGGCTGTTCGGTGCGGATCAGCGGGCGGGGATCGGCGGGCTCGGGCAGGCCGCGGGTGCGGGCGTAGGCGGCGCCGAGGTTGCGGGGTCGGCCGGGGCGTTCCTCGAAGGCCAGCAAGATGCCTTCGGCCAGGGAAAGGTCGTGGCACCGGCCGAGGCGGACGCCCGCCCGGAGCAGCGTGGGGCAGAGTTCGTCGGCGGCGGGGACGATCCAGCGCACGTCGGTGTCGCGCTGTCGCTCGGCCATCCAGGCGGCGACATCGGGAACGCTGATCGGGGGACCGGGGTCGTCGAGCACGCGCGCGCGAGCCGTTCCCTCGGCTTCTGGCACGACGATGACCCGCATGGTGCGCATTCTGCGCTAAGGGACTGACAGGGGACGGCAGGAATCAACCCCCGGTGTTGACTCGCCGGTAACTTCTGCGGCACCGTGCTACCGGGGGCGACACGGATGCCGGGAGGCTGTGGTGAGCGACTACCTGACCCTGGTGCGAGACCTGGCGGGCAAGGTTCCGACCGTGGTTCGCAGTGTCGACGTGATGCGCAGGGCAGGCCTGGTGCCGTTGGCCCGCCCGGACCACGTCGTCAAGTCCATGATCGCGGTCCGGCAGCTCGGCCCGATCGCGGGCGCGGCCAAGGTCGCCGCCACCCGTGACCACCGGGCGATCGGCCTGGTCGACGACCTCGGCCCGCTCACCTTCCGCCAGCTCGACACCCGGTCCAACGCCCTGGCCCGCGCCTTGGCCCACCGCGGCGTGAGCGACCGTTCCGTCATCGCGCTGCTGGCCAGGGACCATCGCGGGGCGGTCGACACGATGCTCGCGGCGGGCAAGCTCGGGGCGCGGCTGCTGCTGATGAACACCGGATTCGCCAAGCCGCAGCTCGCCGACGTGGCCATGCGCGAGGGCGTCACCGTGTTCATCCACGACCAGGAGTTCACCGACCTGGCCACCGCGCTGCCCGACAGCATCCCGCGCTTCATCGCGTGGGTCGACGACGTCGAGGCCGGTTCGCGCACGATCGAGGAACTCATCGCCAACACCGACGACCGACCGGTCGCCGTGCCGTCCGAGCCCGGCGGCATGGTGCTGCTGACCAGCGGCACCACCGGCACGCCCAAGGGAGCGCCGCGGCAAGTCCGGTCGCCGCTGGCCGCCGCGCAGTTCCTCGACCGGATCCCGCTGCGCTCGGGCGAGACGACGATGCTCGGGGCGCCGCTGTTCCACGGGACCGGGCTCTCGCAGTTCATCATCAGCTTCGCGCTCGGGTCGGCGGTGGTGATGCGCCGCCGGTTCGATCCGGAGGAGACGCTGCGGGCGATCCAGGACAACAAGGCCACCGCGCTCGTCGTCGTCCCCACGATGCTTCAGCGGATCGTTGACCTCGGGCCCGAGGTACTCGCCCGCTACGACACCAGTTCCCTCCGGATCCTGTTCACCGCGGGCTCGGCGCTCTCGCCCGAACTCGGCAACCGGGCCACCAAGGCGTTCGGCGACGTCGTGCACAACCTCTACGGCTCGACTGAGGTCGCCGTGGCCACGGTCGCCACCCCGCAGGACTGGCGGGAGGCGCCCGGCACGGTCGGGCGGCCGCCGGTCGGCTGCGTCGTGCGGCTGTA from Alloactinosynnema sp. L-07 includes:
- a CDS encoding NAD(P)/FAD-dependent oxidoreductase → MGAVHRIVIVGTGLAGGTAAGTLRDKGFDGEIVLIGQGPHRPYALPPLSKAVLLGEADEPDWVHDETFYAEHSIDLRTDTEVREVHLGERAVVDSAGEHHRYDRLVLATGSAPRTLPIPGGDLAGLRTLRTLEDSLSLRAALAPGVRVVIVGAGWIGCEVAAAARKHGADVTVIEPLPLPLHKTLGDTVAEVFRDLHEVNGVTWRLGVGVDAFTGDEGVVTAVHLKDGTAVPADVVVVGVGAAPRLELAKAAGLELSDSVAGSGIDVDASLRTSAPDVFAVGDVAAHFHPRYGRRVRVEHWANAKDQGAHVAGNLIGDAEPYTASPYFYSDQYDLGMEVRGLANPFTDELVVRGDLKSREFTAFWTRGGRVRAAMNVNQWDDGEALQAMVDRQAPVSADDLRTVPLADLA
- a CDS encoding tetratricopeptide repeat protein, producing the protein MAEPIDAVLAQAAELTAEGRPEVAIDILGPVLADHPDHPEAWCRLAAALLDAGRPQDCLDAAKRAITLGEPSWAHRLASLALSELGRHDQAAVSAREAARRDPGDWRNHVTLAEALGPTSPAAALDAARRAVITAPEEPRVHEVLGDTATKAKDFPLAKRAFGDALRLDPSNESVRAELARLAGIRAAPPARAVAGEPRFGRAQRIALWLVLRRCAGWLAVGSFVLMIAGLPRPSPLLVWFALALLLAELVMIAHGVLTLPRGYWPPPRLLARRAPLVAFGVVLFGLGAVLLAVWTLALALGARGMQLLTPALICAVGASIVGWYGLWRMRAFTR
- a CDS encoding lactate 2-monooxygenase → MGQHAGYQNEIYLQGLADQVPPFTTDATRLEDVARESMEPGPFGYVAGAAGSGDTARANRDAFARWRIVPRMLTDATTRDTSVTVLGTKMPAPVLLAPVGVQSIVHPEGELATARAAASLGVPMVLSTAASHSLEEVAAANGAGPRWFQLYWPNEPEVCASLLRRAKKAGYSTLVVTLDTWTLAWRPTDLDQSYLPFLRAVGVANAFTDPAFLAGLEKPPADDQAMAVLRWVGLFTGTDKSWDQLPFLRENWDGPIVLKGIQHVADARRAVDAGMDGIVVSNHGGRQVDGAIGSLDALPEIAAAVGDRIEILFDSGIRTGADVVKALALGARAVLVGRPYVYGLALGGEAGVRHAVRGLLADFDLTLGLSGHRTPDELTPSALRYLP
- the vanY-N gene encoding D,D-peptidase/D,D-carboxypeptidase VanY-N, translated to MTEHTVIPDSDPEPAVSPDRVRDRLYAAITRLMAVLLLPAAYMTGRARHHACQWALALRYPAEDLAGLTPPARAAFTEARAVAFWRDGQLIGLTSGHRDAGTQRTLFAEEVRRGGSVDAARKRVLPPDESSHVKGIALDVRPVQGALWLERHGARFHLHRTYDNEWWHFEYRPEACGKPLPRLPHPGAKADTEARSA
- a CDS encoding phosphatase PAP2 family protein yields the protein MTTTISRPARHTSAPVLLGGAAACLVGLILTYLLFVRTAAGQWADGLLLSDYRGLPRSAEEVLAATGDVKLWLVLVTVVLVIGALGGRWWRGVAGVGVILGAVGVARLLKATLSRPDLDIVGSTTHNSFASGHVAAAAGLLVAFLLVVPAAARPWIAVPGGLSVAAVAWATVDAGWHRPSDVVGAVLIAAALALVVAAVTRVA
- a CDS encoding response regulator transcription factor; the protein is MSRVLLIEDDPAVREGLRLALTRQGHAVDAAESGESGLRRLGDTPPDVVVLDLMLPGMDGFAVCRRIRADGDLPIIMLTARGDDMDVVAGLEAGADDYVIKPVQPRVLEARIRAVLRRAGGDPAGPDDPESHGALTIDRRALVIAKHGVPLALAPTELRLLLELSRRPGQVLSRRQLLEAVWDHDYLGDSRLVDACVQRLRAKIEADSSAPVYVQTVRGFGYRFGPL
- a CDS encoding HAMP domain-containing sensor histidine kinase, which gives rise to MTGGAGIRAWGLRTRLVAAFALLSVITAAAVAGGIFLQASNGILQQAQDAEARALIDRTESMYPIPRLPPTQSDLDALAGRLSDRDHSAVAVYGASASTTGMDAVNIPAELRGAVGRGEVSWQRVGEPGGVSLVVGTQLRVTVPSGRSVPSGIEVYTFRGLAPEQLSIDRLATIAWMTGALAFGLAVALAWLAAAGVLRPVRELSQAARRLGAGELTTRLAVRGSDELAGLAGTFNDTAAALERQVGELRRMEADARRFVADVSHELRTPLAAMTAFADVLADEALTGDAGTAARMVSQETHNLTRLVNDLIEISRFDSRAATLVLEELDVASAVRATLRSRRWADQVDTDLPEGVIARLDPRRLDVIVANLVGNALKHGAQPVSVRLREDPLWIVIEVADRGAGLPPSVLPQVFDRFYKADTARARSEGSGLGLAIARENARLHRGGELVAENRPDGGAVFTLRLARLGGPL
- a CDS encoding GerMN domain-containing protein encodes the protein MRRVVLALLLFLVAGCGVRSTAPITGDEAPAGETTGLRLYLLSGAELVLVVRPDATDAGVLGALKALGLGPTAEESAQGLTTGIPQGTTLSYADGAVSVPRTLSEPAVQQIACTVMVVGPENAAVALIGPDGARRGLTCSKAR
- a CDS encoding bifunctional 3'-5' exonuclease/DNA polymerase; the protein is MRVIVVPEAEGTARARVLDDPGPPISVPDVAAWMAERQRDTDVRWIVPAADELCPTLLRAGVRLGRCHDLSLAEGILLAFEERPGRPRNLGAAYARTRGLPEPADPRPLIRTEQPALFEPDRGTAPPGADPLDAAVTVFADQERRIAKTAHPDRLRLLIAAESAGALAAAEMSHFGLPWRADIHTALLTDLLGPRPVPTARPAKLADLAERISTAFSGRPINPDHPPSIVRAFAREGIEIPSARAWVLKELDHPAVEPLLAYKELSRLYVAHGWSWLDSWVDNGRFRPEYVVGGVVSGRWATRGGAALQLPRTLRTAVRADPGWTLMVADASQLEPRVLGALSGDRRFAEVSESADLYTSLAADAFDGDRGRAKIAMLSAMYGGTSGEAGPLLAVLRKRFPQAVDYVEQAARAGEEGRVVRSRLGRTSPPPSDAWRELTSDPDETAERRGRQAAREWGRFTRNFVVQASAADWALTMLATLRRRLTTSAPDAQIVFFQHDEVIVHCPQATADVVAKEISESADQASALVFGDTPVRFPLIATSVDCYADAK
- a CDS encoding acyl-CoA synthetase gives rise to the protein MRRAGLVPLARPDHVVKSMIAVRQLGPIAGAAKVAATRDHRAIGLVDDLGPLTFRQLDTRSNALARALAHRGVSDRSVIALLARDHRGAVDTMLAAGKLGARLLLMNTGFAKPQLADVAMREGVTVFIHDQEFTDLATALPDSIPRFIAWVDDVEAGSRTIEELIANTDDRPVAVPSEPGGMVLLTSGTTGTPKGAPRQVRSPLAAAQFLDRIPLRSGETTMLGAPLFHGTGLSQFIISFALGSAVVMRRRFDPEETLRAIQDNKATALVVVPTMLQRIVDLGPEVLARYDTSSLRILFTAGSALSPELGNRATKAFGDVVHNLYGSTEVAVATVATPQDWREAPGTVGRPPVGCVVRLYDNTGRRITQPDVTGRVFVGSGLSFGGYTDGRHKDIIDGLLSIGDVGHFDAEGRLFIDGRDDDMIVSGGENVFPVEVENLLVEYPGVTEAAVIGVQDPEFGQRLKAYVAVDPGASVGADELREHVKANLARFKVPREVVFLPELPRNATGKVLRNRLSDFG